TCTCCTGGTGTGCCTCGTCTGTGCCTTGGGGCCTGGCCGCTGGGGCCCCGATCGTCATGACCACAGCAGGGGCTGGCCAGGGTGGGGAGGTGGGTCTCAGTGTCACCTGCAGGAGGCTGAgcacccccccccagcaccaagCATCCCCCAACACCGAGCATCCCCTAGCACTGAGCATCCCCCCAGCACCAAGCACCCCCCAGCCCTGAGCACCCCCCAGCACTGAGCACCCCCAGCACCAAGCACCCCCTGGCACAGAGCACCCCCCAGCACCAagcaccccccccagcaccaAGCACCCCCCCCAGCACTGTGCACCCCCCAGCACCGAGCAGGGATCTACATGcctggaggggggaggggggggaatcaTGCTCAGCGTTAAGTGGGTGAAGCAGAGCCCAGGGCCAGGCACTGGGAGGAAGGGCCCTTGGGAAGGTGCAGGCCAAGGAAGCGCTGGTCCTGGGCACCATGGGGCGCTGAGCAGGGCTTGGGgtcccccagccctgcaggaTGATGTCCTGCATGGTGGCAGGCACATCCAGCCTTCTCCAGCCTCGGGGGACACAAGGGGGTGCAGTGGCCATGCTGGAGGGGCAGAAGCTCAGTGATGCTTCCTggctgccctccctccctgcaaGTTCAGCCAACAGGTGTACCGAGAAGCCCAGCCTCAGCAATTCTCATATCGAGTGCTGCATTCAAATTAAATCTGGCCACGAATCACAGCTGTCGGGCCCGAAGCAGCGGCTCCAcggcagggcagaggctggggcCGCGTCCCAGGGCCAGCGCTTTGCCGGAGAGCACCTGCTTGCAGCCAGCATCGCTGCAAGAAGAGGGGGCATGCAGGCTGGCCGTGAAATCCGGGTCACTGGCACGGATGGCGGAGGCTCAGGTTGCACTAGTAAATAATTCAGTGAGCATAGGTCTTTAATAAGTAAAAGAAACTCCAAACGTGGGGAGCAGAGTGAAACCCTGCGGAGGGGGCAAACTGTGGGTAGCGTCCTCCTCTGGCTCCGGGTCCCCCGTCCCGTCTGGTGTGACCGTTACACTCGAGCCTGTTTGCATCTCTGAATGCAGAGGAGAAAAGTATCGTGCCGGCTTTTGCAGCAATCCCGTTGCATCAAGCACCAGTCCCCGCAGCCCATCCCTTCCTGTTTGCCGCCAGCAGGAGCAGATGGGGATAGCAGCATGCTCCCAGCTGCGGCGAAGACACAAACCGTTGCCCGCGGGGCTCCGCGAGCAGGTAGAGATATATATAGCGAGACACACGCATGGATGATGCACTGCGCACACcccttgctggctgctgccagcacccccGACATGCCTGCACGCGGCAGGAACCTGTACCGTCTGCCCTGACCGCAGCAGGCAgcggccagccccagccctgccgccacGAGGCCATTTCCTCACCATCCTGCTTTCCATTGCGAGGATTCAGTGCACGCCTCACTCAAGGAGGGGGACGGCGAGGCTGTGGGCAAGCCCTTCCTAGGCTCGGGGCCGGCCAGCACACACACACCGGGCTGTCCATCGGCGCTTCTGCAGCCTGGGAGCTGCAAGGAGCAGCTCGGGGGCGATTTCTCTCCAAGTCCGGTGACGCGATGGGGGCACGAGAAAAGGTTTTATCCTCAAACCTGGCTGCTCTTCAGGCCCTGGGTTCAAGCGGAAACAAATGCGGATGGCTCTGCTTTTCCCTGACTCACcctgcagcctggagcagagGTCCCTCACGGAGGCTGGGCACCTCCAGGCCGGCCTCCGGACCGTTTCGTGGCCCCGCAGCCCCTCTGAGCGGGCCCGGCCGGCAGCTCACGGGCCCCGCAGGGAGCCGGGGGCCGGTGGGGCCTCAGcagcctccacctcctcctcctcctctggcaggctctggcagcggGCCTCCATGAGCTCATGGGCGCCGTCGCCCACGAGGCGGACGGTGGGGCCGGTGTGGGGCGGCGCGCGGGCCGGGTTGCGGTCATAGCAGAGCAGGCGCAGTCCGCGCAGCGGGGTCAGGTCGGGGAAGCGGGCGATGCGGTTGCGGTCGAGGTCGAGCACACGGAGCTGGGCCATGCACAGCAGGGCCGCCGGGAAGGCCTCGAAGCGGTTGCCGTAGAGCCAGAGCCCACGCAGGCCGGCCATGCGGGGCAGGGCAGCGGGCAGGCGAGCCAGGCGGTTGTCGCCCAGCTGCAGGCTCCGCAGGCCGGGCAGGTGCAGCAGGGCGCGGGGGAAGCGGGCCACGATGTTGCCCTCCAGCCAGAGGCTGCGCAGGCTCTGCAGCTCGGCAAAGGCGGCCGGCAGCCCCTGCAGCCCGTTGCGGCCCAGGTAGAGGTGGACCAGGCGGGGCAGGCGGCACAGTGCCTCGGGCACCTCCAGCAGCTCGTTGCCGTCCAGCGCCAGGGTGCGGAGGTGGCGCAGGGCCGCCAGCTCGGCCGGCACCTCGCGCAGCCCCGCACCGCTGATGTAGAGCTTCTGCAGGCCGCGCAGGGCGCACACGGCCGCCGGCacccgccgcagcgcccgcccgctCAGCTCCAGGCACTGCTCGCCGCCGCTCAGCTGCTCCGCCGCCCCCGACGGCAgccgctccgcccgccccgccgacCCGCCGCTGCCCAtgctcggcgcccgccgccgccgcagccgccgccgcccgtcgCCACGGCAACCCGCCACGCCGCGCCGCCGCCAATGGCCGCGCGGctcgccgcgccgggggcggggcttcccgCCCGGCCgtggcccgccccgccgccgcagccgccgctgggcggcctcgccccgccccccgcggcggggacACGCCCCCTGCTCCGGCAGGTAGCCCTGCCCCCCGGTCCCGGCGCTGCGGTGGGGGCGGCCCGGCACAGGCCCAGGCCCGCTGCACACCCCGACAAGTGCACGCAGATGCACACGTACGCTGCACGCCTGCACGCGTGTGCATAGGCCCGCTGCATGCCCAGACGTGTGCAcccatgtgcacacatacactgCATGCCCGCACACGCATGCACAGGAGTACTGCACATCAACAGGTGCGCACATATGCACATGCATGATGCATGTCCACACACACTTGCACAGGCCTGCTGCATGCCCAGACATGTGTGCACatatgcacatgtgtgcacacccATGCTGTGCACCTGCACACATGTGCAGAGGCCAACTGCACACCCAGATGTGCACATATGTGCATAAGCATGCTGCACACCTGCACATGCATGCACTGGCCCACTGCATGCCCAGACAGGTGTGTACACATGCGCACGTGTGCATACACAAGCTGCACGCCCAAACACGCATGGACAGGCCTGCTGCACACCCAGATGGGTGCACATGTGTGCAAAGGCATGCTGCATGCCCGCACACATGTGCACAGACCCACTGCATGCCCAGACAGGTGCACACACATgctgcacacccacacacacatgcagaggcCCACTGCACACCCAGACAGGTGCACACATGTACACATACATGCTGTGCACCCGCACACATGTGCGCAGGCCCACTGCACACCCAGACATATGCACACGTGTGCGCACACAGGCTGCACGCTCACCCACACGTGCACAGGCCCACCACACACCCAGacatgtgcacatgtgtgcatacGCATGCTGCATGCCTGCAAACACACGTGCAAGTGTGCTGCACACCCagatgtgtgcacacatgtgcacaagTACactgcacacccacacacacagtCCCACTGCACACCcacgtgtgcacacatgcacatgcactgCCCAGACGTTTGcacatgtgtgtacacacacagagcacaccCTCACATGTATGCACACGGCTGCTGCACACCCAAACGTGTGCACGCATGGGCACACACCTGCATgcagcacacctgcacacacgtGCACAGGCCTGCTGCACACGCTAACATGTGCACGCATGGGCACACACCTGCACGCTGCACACGCCTGCTGCATGCCcagatgtgcacacacacccTGCACACACACCCACATGCCTGCCCACCGTTGGATGCCAGACAGACACTCCAGCACACACCATGCAGGGCAGACCGTGTCCCATGCCCCAGCTTCAAGTTTGCTCTGCCCTGCAGGACACGCAGCTGCCTGGggctttccttcctcctcctcctctgcacccAGCCTGGCACTGCAGCCCTAGCTGGTTTTTCCCTGCTGCAAACAAGCTGTGTCATCCAAAAGCCAGCGCCGCCAAGCCGGGCTTGTGCAGCCCTCCAGTGGCTGGCACCCAAACAGCACCCACCGGAAGCACTGGCCGAATGGCACCCACCGGTGGCCCCCTCCCACTGGCACTCGCCAGCGTGTCTGGGGCCCCAGTGCAGCACGCGAACCGCTCCACAGAGGAACGTGCAGGCTGGGACAGTGACGTGGCAACCAGCGACGGGTGGCACCAGGCTCGTCAGAGAGAGACTGTCTCCACAGCCCGGGTCTGCCAGCCCAGCTGGGGCAGCCCGCGAAAGCCTCAGGCGTCCACAGAGCGAGCCGCCAATGCCACACCGTGTGGCCAGTGCAGAACCAAGGACGCTGCCTCCACGGCCAAGTGGGCAGAGGCCCCGTGCGCCGGCCTGGGACGCCAGGAAAGCTTGCGAGGAGGTAGCGGTGACACCTCCGGCTGGGCCAGCACTGCCAGGCAACGCTTTGTGCGAAAGCCGCTCACTCCAGCGGGAGTGGGAACTGCCCAGCGTCTCAGTGGCAGGGGGGCAGCGGGAGACCCATGATCTGGGGCCAGTTGCTGTCCCTGTTCACCACAGTGCACAGCTCTGCCTGACATGGCTGCGTGGTGACGTTTTTGACAGCACGGGCTGGGCACacactccccttcctccccagcaaAGGCCACTGCACGCAGCTCCAGCTGCCACAGGAGAAGTTGGGGGAGCGGAAGAGGCCAACACTGACAgcaggccaggagctgccacCTTCCCCAAGGACATGCCATGGGCTCAaaaccagcagctccagctgacAGCTCACCTGAGGAACAGTGAACTCCAGCTCCCTGCTGAGGCAGGGCTGTGCAGCAGGGACGCATGTCAGTactcctgccctcctgctgctgctcaccCAGCAAGGGTCTGCTGGGTTGTCTTGCCAGCACAGGTTTTGCCCTGCCTCACTTCCAACCACCTCCCCGAGGCCACTAGAGGAGGGTTTAGAAGGAACATCTCCGGGACTGTAACTGTCACAGCCAGCAGTGAGCTGGCATCTGCCAGAGCAAACTCGTgggttgctgctgcctcctctgggtGCCACCAAAGAGCAGACACCTCCCCACACAACAGAGCAGGATGGGAGCAGCCTGGCTGGGGCTAGCAGCCGTAGCTTTATTTGCTGTGCCCTGAGAGTCCGAGAGAGCAGCCACTGTCAGAGGAGAAGGGCGATGGGAGGGCAGCAGCACTGAGGTGGCCACAGGTACCCCCGTGGCCCTGCACAGCTCCAAGAGATGAGGAGGGAGAAGGCAGCCCTCCCATCAGCGCGGGGACTCAAAGAGATACTCCAggtctggctgctgcagcctctgctccCTGTTCTTGTTCTTGGCAAACTCCCGCAGCATGGCCATGACGTCGTTCTCAAACACAGCTGGCGTGGGTTTCGCTTCTGCAGTAAAAAGGGGGCAGCATGACAGTGGTGGCCCTACCCTCTCCCAAAGCACTCGGCGCAACACCAGCCACGCCAAGCCCAGCTTCCTGCACCCCAGAGCGATCCCAGCCTCGTCTGTCGCCCTAAGCGTCAAATCAGGGTAGGAGACTGCagtcagagccagcagggcaatGGGCGGCTGCACAGTACCTGTTGCCCAGTAGTAAATGTCCCAGTCGTTGCTGGGCTCATTGATGAGCCGGTCATAGAGGTTCAGCTGCCGTTCGCTCATGCGGTTCAGGTTCTCCTTCGCAAACAGGCTGGAGGAGAGAAGATAAACAAACACGAGCGAGCACGACTGGAGGAGAAGCCGGGCCAGCATACTGCTCCCGATGCTGCCTGGTGCCCAGCTctccaaatgctgcaagaagacACAGAGAAGCTGGGTCCGAGGTGACCTGCCTTCTGCCTTAAGTCCCAGCCTGCTCTCTGGCCATTAACCACTACTTTAGTCCTTCAGTCCGAGAGGCCCTAGCCTCGCTGAACTGGCTAACGAGCTTCATTAAACATTTACCAACCCCTGCTGGAGCCTGCTGCTTCCAGCCATACTCACTTTCTGTGAGGTCCTGAGCTCAAAGAGGTACCTCCAGCCTGGGAGAGCACGGGAAACAATTCCCTGCATCACCGCCTTCAGTCTCACACTGCTGCTTTGGTACTCACCACCCAGGAGCCGAGCCACTCCCCTCCCCAGCATCATTCATACATCCCAGATCCAGCACACCTCCTTCCCAAAGGATTCGACTTGGCCTTCCACTAGGAGGAGCATCCTTTAGACCTCTCCTGCCTCACGCTGCCTCTAGCTCTGTCCCatcctgccctgcagcagcactAATCACTGCACCGCAGACCTGTACAAATGACGCTCTCACAGCAGTTTACCTAACAGCTCACAGGCAGATTCTCAGATATTTGCCTGCCATCCCCTCAGCAACCTTACATCTTGTTAGCTTTCAGATTATGGCTGTGCACTAGTGCAATGCCAGCAGCTCTTCCCTGTTAATTAAAAAGCTGTGACTTCTTTAGGGAGCAACCTCTTGGCCAGCCTTTCTCACCTCCTCCCCAACCTCTCTGGTGTGGCTAGTGTTGATACTGTCTCTCCTGCAAACAGCGCTCCATCCCAGTCCACCCCCATGTGCAGGGGACAAATGAATACCGCCAGGACGCAGCAACCTGGGCGTCCTGGCACCAGGGAGGCAGATGAAGCTGCAGGAGGCTTGCTGAAAAGCTGAGAGGGAACGCGGCTCAGGGCACCCATGCCACAGCTTGAGCAGGAGGATGAGCACCCCGCACCTCACCTGAGCAGGATGCAGTTCTCCAGCATGCCCCTCTTCCTGCTCTCGTACAGCAGTCGGGCTCGCTTGGTCTCCAGTGGCTCATTTGGGCGCTCCTGCCAGGGTGGCAAGGGGATCTCCAGGACATCTTTCCCCGAGTCCGCGGGGGAGTCTCCACGATAGCTGCGCTGCACGGACACGTGCCCCAAAATGGGCCGGCACAGCGCCCATCTGGACagcaagcagagctgctgcagggggCATGCACAGCACGAGCGTCACGCGCAGCAGACTTCAGGCCTGCCTGTCCCAATGCAGTGGGGCCAGGTAGACCCCCTGGCCCAGATACAGCCCCCCCAGCCCAGAAACGACCTCCCCCGGCCCAGACACGACCTCCCCCGGCCCAGacacggccccccccggcccagaCACGGCCCCGCAGGCCCtgccaccaccccccccccaggcgcggccccgcagccccaggACCCTCCCCGATCCCTCTGGCTCCATCCCTCTTCCAGGCCCTCGGCTgtcccccggcccctccgccgtcACCCTGGCCAACGCCATCGCTCTCGGCGCTCCGTTTAGCCGTCCCGCTGCTTACGGCACCCCGCGGAGCCGCTCTGCGAAGCGGGGCAGCCTGGCTCTATGGCCCGGCGGggcgcgccgccgcgggccgcggggcggggcgggccggaaggggcggggcggaggccggaaggggcgcggcgcggcggcggcggcggtgagcGCGGGCGGTGCGCGCGCTGGGGCCTGCTCGCCAGGCGGGGCCGTGCGCGGTAACGGTCGGGGCGGGGCTGGGCCGCGCCGTGGCCGGGGGGTGCCCGGCCGCCGCCAccagggacgggacgggacgggacgggacgggagcgGGGGGGGCGCGACCGGccgcttcctcccctccccctgccccgggccGGCCGTTGGGGGAGGGGCGGTGCGGGGGGCTGGGCCACGCCGGGGGGGCGGTAGTGCTGTCCGGGGGCAGCGGTTTGGGAGTTGTCCCCGGCGGGTGCTTCGAGGGGAGGGGTGGGTCACTGCCCGCCTCGACCGGGCTggtctgggggtggggggcagtagTGCCCCTCTCGGGCGGTGCTGCCCCTGGGGAGGGGTCTAGAGCGGGGTTTTGGGGGGATTATTggggatttggggggagggggctggtgtGCTGGTTGTCCCTGGGATTATAACGGAAGGGTTAGGGTGAGATGGCCCCCAGGGGACTAATATGGGCTGGAGGCGGGGGTCCTGCCGCCCTCAGGGTGGGGGAAGCAGGGCAACGTTGCCCCCAGGGCTTGCTCTCGGTTTGGGGGATTGGGGTGATACTGGCCCTAGGGACTGGATCTCGTCCAGGGGGTGGGGGTGAGGTGCCCCTCCGGGGGTGACCCATAGCAGAGGGGTGTGCTGTCCCTTTGCACAGGCTTTCCTAGGAGAAGGGGAGTTGGGTTGGCCCTGGGCACAGCgcggctgctgcctgctgggaggAGAAGGCCAAAACCACATTGGGAGAGGTGAGGGGGTGAGGGGAcccgggggggcggagggggtccCGAGCACTAAGGTGATCACCCTCCCCTCCGTTGCCCTGCTGCAGTGCACCTTTGGTCTTCCTGCTTCGCCCCGGTCCCATCCCGGGTTCTCAGTCCTGTCTCTGGAAATATGTCCGAGGGAGTCGATCTGATTGATATCTACGCCGACGAAGAGTTCAATCAGGTGAGCAGAGCGCCAGGCTGGGGTGCTGCCCCTTGCCGAGGCCATtgtggcagcaggcaggaggcCACGGGAGCAGCTCACCCTTTTGCGAGGAAGAGCGCGTTAACCAGAGTTGGCCAACTCACCGGCAAGGTGCTAAAGCGGTTAGTGTTAGCATACCTGTCAGCTGGTGCGTGCTCATGGGGCAGAGGTAGAAGATGTGGCTTGTGTGCAAGGAATACAGTGGGACAGCACCGAAGAGTCCTTCTGGGAAACCAAGGACTGGGACTGTCATTAAATCATGGCAGCTGTGACTTAGAGccatgaaaaaaatgtgtttggatAGATTTTGCAGGGGATTCAATGTGTGGATGGTTACAGAATATTCAGGTAGTTGGGAGGGTTGAGAGGGAGGCAGGATTTCCACCAGAATACTTGCTGAGGCATTGATGACTGGGGATCGAAGTGGATGGTTGTGACCTGCTCTGGTTGGAGAGACAAGACATCCAAACTGGAAGAGAGCTGCACCAAGTAACTGTGAAAGGACTGTGTAGCAAGGGGCTCTCAAAGCACCGAACCCTTCAGGCCCGCAGATGCACGTGCCAGGTAGCGAGCTCTCTGGGAAGGTGCTGCATGGAGACCTGCATGGTAACTTGCTGTGGTCAGAGAAGCGCCAGTTCCAGGTCATCTACCTCAAGTGCCAGGGGCCTAGACTGTCAAGGACTCGCCAAAAGAAATGGTGGAGAATGTGTGTGCACAGCTTCTAGAGAAGCAGATTTTAGAGTTCAGGGATCTGGACAGCTGAGGAGAGCGGGTGTGAATGCACATCTTGGAAGATTAAAAACTGTCAtggaaaaaacatggaaaaaagttGGTCCTCACTAGATGGCAAGCTGCAGGAAATGGAAGCAAAGCACAAGGAAGAAGGAATTGCTGGTTGGTTAGAGCTCCCAGAGGGCTGAAGAGGAATCGAGGGCAATAAATCCTTGGTTCTGAAAAGGTGGGAGGTTATCAAGTGAGGATATGCCATAAGTTCAACCTTCAGGGAAGAGTGAAACATCAGAAAAGCATGTTAATTGCCTCAGAGATGAGGGGATATAAGATGCTTTCACCTGTCTAGGAAGAAGCAGGAGTTCTCCACTGAAAGCAATTGCCTTAGAGAAGGGCAGAGTCAAAGCTGGTCCTAACAGTGCCAAAATAATGGAAATCTCACTGTAAAGGTGAGTTGCAAAACACCTGTGTGGTGTTTGTGCTGCCTAtagcagccaggctgccctgcgGAGATATCCTCAAACTCTGAAATACTTCTCCCTTCAGACCTGGATTATTCTGAAAAACTCCTAGACATCAGATTCCTCATGTGTTACACAATCTAATACTATAATGGGACCAGACTGAACTGGTTTGTGTTAGAAATGGTCTTAAGTTGCATATTTCCTTGTAAATAACTTTTAACAGTCAGAATCAGGAAAATATACCTGGACTTGGGAGGCAGAAGGTAAAGTTGAATAAGTGAAGGAATAAAGATGGAAggtctagaaaaagaaaacatatgcaAGTTGCTAGGCTGGAATTTAGAAATACGTGAAATGGAAAATAACTAGCAACCATCATTTACGACAGTTACCTTAAATGCCaaaggaaaacagtgaaagagctaaaggaaaataaatatctttgTCTACAGAAGGAGAAATGTGGCATCGGCAGGTGTGAGTTTGAAAGTCCTTGAATGTCTTGTAGAGCAACCAATGAATAACTAATAGGTGGGAGGGTTTAAAAGGAAAAGCGTGCTGTCATACCTCCGACTTTCTGCTTAGATGGTCAAGTGCTGCCTGTCCTGCCTGTGCGTTCAGGCTGGCTTGGCAGAGAAGGCTCATGTGCTGGAAGGCCTGAAGAAGGAAGAGTGGTAAGAGCAGTGGATTGACTTGAGGGGCAAATGTCTGCTTGGAAGCTGAGAAGGTCTTTGATGGGTCTGGTATGGTCTTGGTCAAGTCTTGGAAACCTTCGCGGAGTAAAGAAGTTGAGCAGTGTTGAGAGGAAGGacagagcagcaggcagagcaagcTTGACTGTGTACAACACAGCAGGAAATAGCGTGGAAAGATTTAACAGGTGAATTTGAGGGACAGGACACAGAAGATCTTTGATGCAGCCAAGTAGATAGAGGGCTATTAAAGCTGGAAGTGGTTATCAAGGCTCATCAACTCCAGCATCTAGCACGCTTCAGGCTGTAGGGCATCATGTGCGGTGGCAGGAAGAAACCTGGAGAGTTACCTGTGTGCACTGGGGGGTGGTAGAGCCAGGAGTCCTATAAGCTGCAGCACATGGGATCAAGGTGCTGTGAGAAGACACCACTTCTGCCTTGCGGTTCCTGTGGCACACCAGAAGTTCAAGTGTGGTCCCGAATTCCATAGCACACATAATAATTAAAGCTGAAAATGCACGGTTAATCAGTGTGCACCTTGCCAAGCGCTGAATGAGGGTTCAGAGTGAGTGATGTGTTCACCAAGTTGGGGTTTGAACTTCAGGGAAGATGTTAGCTTAGCAGGTAAATAGGTAATGCAGAGAGCATCTTGTTAGCATGCATTTCAAGTGATGGTCTGCAAATCCTGTGCTACATGAGATGatgggcagagaccagcaaaaTGAACTGTGAGTACTTCTACATCATCTTGAGGTGCTGGTTTTTAAAGCAGAGTGTCAAAAATGAACAGAGCCAGGAGGATCTCTGAAAACTTCTAAGCTGAAACAGCAGCTAAGTAGCATAATTGAAGGCTTCCAAATGCTTTCTGTTCTAGCcccttatttttcttctcctcaagTTTTTGAAACTTACCTttcaggctgaaattttccagtcTTGGGCCTTGTCCAAAGGCAATTGGTGGGGGTAGGAGTGTGGGAGGCAGATTAAGCAAACAGTTGAGCTGTTTTGAGAATGAGTACAAAAATACTTCTCCCTGTTGAAATTCTTGTAACCTTTTATCAGCTCCACAGCTGAAATAGCTGATTGCCAAAAGTTAAAATGTGACTTGGAAATGGCTGTTGCTGTCAAGAAGGGGCTTGAGGATGTCTagggaaaaataatttcctttaacGTTTCTGTGACCCTTTGAAAGTTGTGTGCTGAGCACCGTTTCTCTTCTCTCCCACGAGCTCATGAAGTGGCATGTTGCATGTGTGTAATTCCCCGACCCTCGGACCATAGGGGATTTAACTACATCAGGCTATCTCTAATAGAAGATGTCATCTGCACTGCCTTGAAAGTCTTGAACATAGAGTGGATGTGTTGTCCTTGTGTATCAGCTGCAAATTTCTAAAGGCCCTActgaaaagggtgttttctgcaAAGCACCTGCTGGGTGGAGGGATATCCAGCTGGCTGATGTGATTCTGAAGGACAGGCAAAAAGGCTTCCCTGGGAGCTGTGGGGACGCGGGTGCTTTCAGAAGGCTCTGGCGAAGCTCTTCTGTGTTGCCTCAATTGCGGTGGGCCAACTGGGGAGTGTGCCTAGCTGGGTGATGTTCTTCATCCAGAATTACACAGCCCTGGTGTTTCCGTGGCCCACCGCTGAAGACCTGGGTCATTTAGGTTCCCCAGCTCACTGGGGCAGGGTCTCTGTTCTTTGTACTGCGTCGGGTCCGTGCCTCGCTCCCGTGGGACAAATACTAACATAGTAATTCATCGTATGAAATAATACTCCGTGTATGTT
This window of the Dromaius novaehollandiae isolate bDroNov1 chromosome 5, bDroNov1.hap1, whole genome shotgun sequence genome carries:
- the LRRC10B gene encoding leucine-rich repeat-containing protein 10B yields the protein MGSGGSAGRAERLPSGAAEQLSGGEQCLELSGRALRRVPAAVCALRGLQKLYISGAGLREVPAELAALRHLRTLALDGNELLEVPEALCRLPRLVHLYLGRNGLQGLPAAFAELQSLRSLWLEGNIVARFPRALLHLPGLRSLQLGDNRLARLPAALPRMAGLRGLWLYGNRFEAFPAALLCMAQLRVLDLDRNRIARFPDLTPLRGLRLLCYDRNPARAPPHTGPTVRLVGDGAHELMEARCQSLPEEEEEVEAAEAPPAPGSLRGP
- the SDHAF2 gene encoding succinate dehydrogenase assembly factor 2, mitochondrial isoform X1 is translated as MALARQLCLLSRWALCRPILGHVSVQRSYRGDSPADSGKDVLEIPLPPWQERPNEPLETKRARLLYESRKRGMLENCILLSLFAKENLNRMSERQLNLYDRLINEPSNDWDIYYWATEAKPTPAVFENDVMAMLREFAKNKNREQRLQQPDLEYLFESPR
- the SDHAF2 gene encoding succinate dehydrogenase assembly factor 2, mitochondrial isoform X2, which encodes MALARLCLLSRWALCRPILGHVSVQRSYRGDSPADSGKDVLEIPLPPWQERPNEPLETKRARLLYESRKRGMLENCILLSLFAKENLNRMSERQLNLYDRLINEPSNDWDIYYWATEAKPTPAVFENDVMAMLREFAKNKNREQRLQQPDLEYLFESPR